In one Arachis duranensis cultivar V14167 chromosome 9, aradu.V14167.gnm2.J7QH, whole genome shotgun sequence genomic region, the following are encoded:
- the LOC107464495 gene encoding uncharacterized protein LOC107464495 isoform X1, with product MASKYAIVILGLLALVVIVPSKVVARDFPQSFSTYKAGSGIAKDILVGGNPAHVPNQAYREEKSESNVGLDGLVEQSNMSGVGGSVDRRCWSSCCYWTGCICCDFLSFFNPLPAGN from the exons ATGGCTTCAAAATATGCAATAGTCATTTTAGGACTTTTAGCTTTGGTTGTTATTGTTCCTTCAAAGGTAGTTGCCAGAGATTTTCCTCAGAGTTTCTCTACTTATAAAGCAG GTAGTGGCATTGCCAAGGATATATTAGTTGGAGGCAACCCTGCTCATGTCCCAAACCAAG CATATAGGGAAGAAAAATCAGAATCAAATGTTGGATTAGACGGATTGGTTGAACAAAGTAATATGTCGGGCGTGGGAGGAAGTGTTGATAGACGTTGTTGGAGTTCTTGCTGCTACTGGACAGGGTGTATATGTTGCGACTTCTTGTCTTTCTTTAATCCACTACCTGCGGGTAACTAA
- the LOC107464495 gene encoding uncharacterized protein LOC107464495 isoform X3 encodes MASKYAIVILGLLALVIVPSKIVARDFPETFSNYEAAYREEKSESNVGLDGLVEQSNMSGVGGSVDRRCWSSCCYWTGCICCDFLSFFNPLPAGN; translated from the exons ATGGCTTCAAAATATGCAATAGTCATTTTAGGACTTTTAGCTTTAGTTATTGTTCCTTCAAAGATAGTTGCTAGAGATTTTCCTGAGACTTTCTCTAACTATGAAGCAG CATATAGGGAAGAAAAATCAGAATCAAATGTTGGATTAGACGGATTGGTTGAACAAAGTAATATGTCGGGCGTGGGAGGAAGTGTTGATAGACGTTGTTGGAGTTCTTGCTGCTACTGGACAGGGTGTATATGTTGCGACTTCTTGTCTTTCTTTAATCCACTACCTGCGGGTAACTAA
- the LOC107464495 gene encoding uncharacterized protein LOC107464495 isoform X2 produces the protein MASKYAIVILGLLALVVIVPSKVVARDFPQSFSTYKAGSGIAKDILVGGNPAHVPNQAYREEKSESNVGLDGLVEIEQSNMSGVGGSVDKTCRPCCFFGGCACC, from the exons ATGGCTTCAAAATATGCAATAGTCATTTTAGGACTTTTAGCTTTGGTTGTTATTGTTCCTTCAAAGGTAGTTGCCAGAGATTTTCCTCAGAGTTTCTCTACTTATAAAGCAG GTAGTGGCATTGCCAAGGATATATTAGTTGGAGGCAACCCTGCTCATGTCCCAAACCAAG CATATAGGGAAGAAAAATCAGAATCAAATGTTGGATTAGACGGATTGGTTGAAATTGAACAAAGTAATATGTCGGGCGTGGGAGGAAGTGTTGATAAAACTTGTAGGCCTTGCTGCTTCTTTGGAGGGTGTGCATGTTGCTAG